The following proteins come from a genomic window of Malus sylvestris chromosome 4, drMalSylv7.2, whole genome shotgun sequence:
- the LOC126618963 gene encoding putative pectinesterase/pectinesterase inhibitor 22 — MALANFLLLLLSIACCSYGVTSSHSIQSMVTQTCTDIEDRNSCLANVQAELQKTGPQIQDSVSIITAALRHTLNETKNAIQMITKFNSLSISYRESVAIEDCKELLDYSVSELAWSLGEMIKIRGGDTNVHYEGDLKSWLSAALSNQDTCLEGFEGTDRRLESFVRGSLKQVTQLIGNVLALYTQLYSLPSPPRDHGPPMNKSSSGDDFPAWMSEDDQALVKSNPKSGAKHAVVAADGSGQYRTITEAVNEAPNYSPSRYVIYVKKGIYKENIDLKKKKTNIMFVGDGIGQTIVTGNRNFMQGWTTFRTATVAVSGKGFIAREMTIRNTAGPQNHQGVALRVDSDQSAFFRCSIEGNQDTLYAHSLRQFYRECSIYGTIDFIFGNGAAVLQNCKIYTRVPLPLQKVTITAQGRKNPHQNTGFTIQDSFVLATQPTYLGRPWKEYSRTVYMNTYMSGLVQPRGWLEWYGDFALSTLWYGEYRNYGPGAGLAGRVKWPGYHILKDAAAASFFTVGRFIDGRAWLPSTGVKFTAGLSN, encoded by the exons ATGGCCTTGGCCAATTTTTTGCTTCTCCTACTTTCAATTGCATGTTGTTCTTATGGGGTTACTTCCTCCCATTCCATTCAATCCATGGTTACACAAACTTGCACTGATATCGAAGACCGGAATTCGTGCCTTGCGAATGTGCAAGCCGAGCTCCAAAAAACGGGGCCTCAAATTCAAGATTCGGTGTCGATCATAACTGCCGCTCTTAGGCACACGCTCAATGAAACAAAAAATGCAATCCAAATGATCACAAAGTTCAACTCTTTGTCCATAAGTTACAGGGAGAGTGTAGCAATTGAGGACTGCAAGGAGCTCCTGGACTACTCCGTCTCCGAGTTGGCTTGGTCTCTAGGCGAAATGATCAAAATCCGTGGCGGCGACACAAATGTTCACTACGAAGGAGACTTAAAATCTTGGCTTAGTGCTGCCCTGAGTAACCAAGATACCTGCCTTGAGGGTTTTGAAGGAACCGACCGACGCCTCGAAAGTTTCGTTAGGGGAAGTTTGAAGCAAGTGACGCAGCTCATTGGTAATGTTCTTGCCTTGTACACTCAACTATACAGCTTGCCCTCTCCTCCTAGGGATCATGGTCCCCCGATGAATAAAAGTTCGTCAGGGGATGATTTCCCGGCGTGGATGAGTGAGGATGATCAAGCGCTGGTTAAATCGAATCCAAAATCGGGTGCGAAGCATGCTGTTGTAGCAGCAGATGGGAGTGGACAGTACCGTACGATCACAGAAGCTGTTAACGAAGCTCCAAACTACAGCCCTAGCAGGTACGTTATATATGTGAAGAAGGGAATATATAAGGAAAACATCGatctgaagaagaagaaaaccaaTATTATGTTCGTTGGGGATGGGATCGGACAAACTATCGTCACCGGTAACCGGAATTTCATGCAAGGATGGACGACGTTTAGAACTGCAACAGTTG CGGTATCCGGGAAGGGATTCATAGCAAGAGAGATGACAATTCGCAACACCGCCGGCCCTCAGAACCACCAAGGCGTGGCGCTAAGAGTCGACTCCGACCAGTCGGCCTTCTTCCGGTGCAGCATTGAGGGTAACCAAGACACCCTCTATGCTCACTCCCTCCGGCAGTTCTACCGGGAATGCAGCATCTACGGCACCATAGACTTCATATTTGGCAACGGAGCTGCAGTCCTCCAAAACTGCAAAATCTACACAAGGGTCCCACTCCCGCTACAAAAGGTCACCATCACCGCCCAAGGTAGGAAAAACCCGCATCAAAACACCGGGTTTACGATCCAGGACAGTTTTGTTCTGGCCACCCAGCCAACTTATTTGGGCAGGCCGTGGAAGGAATATTCCAGGACTGTTTATATGAACACTTACATGAGCGGGCTGGTCCAGCCCAGAGGGTGGCTCGAGTGGTATGGGGATTTTGCTTTGAGCACCTTGTGGTATGGTGAGTATAGAAATTATGGGCCGGGTGCGGGTCTAGCGGGTCGGGTCAAATGGCCTGGTTACCATATACTCAAGGATGCCGCCGCCGCGAGCTTCTTCACCGTTGGGAGGTTTATTGACGGGAGGGCTTGGTTGCCGTCGACAGGTGTCAAGTTTACAGCGGGTTTgagtaattaa
- the LOC126618292 gene encoding probable pectinesterase/pectinesterase inhibitor 21: protein MHFPKTTNREEKQYFSLRNCSKMAYGDDADRRSRKRIVIISVSAFLLVAMVVAVTVGFAMEKSFYNSPYSGNKGRSHDKPASMKAIKAICQPTDYKQECLDSLSYASGNTTTDPVQLIGYGFKVAMKYVYDAAKKSDFLRKLEKDPRTSNALDTCEELMELALGELRQSLVRLGFIDDLTKFNDMLMDLKVWLSATITYQESCLDAFENTTSSTDAAEEMKNVLKTSMHLSSNALAMVSQVFSAFTDMNNPDPSHRRLLQFDAFPVIGHSEFEDPKWYGGEGKKLRRLLQFDTFPVIGHGEFEDPKWYGGEGRKLRRLLQFDVFPVMGHGEFDDPKWYGGEGRKLRRLLQFDAFPVIGHGEFEDPKWYGGEGRKLLTTSTTSAPKINKPDIIVAKDGSGSYKTITEALKHVPKYGNETFIIYIKEGIYNEHILVTRSMTNVMMIGDGANKTRITGNKNFVDGTTTYHTATVAIQGDHFMAMDIGFENSAGPEKHQAVALRVSADKAIFYRCSMDGYQDTLYTHAQRQFYRDCTISGTIDFVFGDATAIFQNCTFLIRKPLPNQSCIVTAQGRKERRQPSAIIIQNSTITADPDYFPVKDENKAYLGRPWKEYSRTIIMDSYIDDVIQPEGWLPWEGEWGLKTCFYAELGNTGPAANKARRVTWRGIKKITENHAADFTPGRFFRGDKWIRLSGVPYIPGLTTRNQPKTATISTQSVLKGA from the exons ATGCATTTCCCAAAAACAACAAATAGGGaagaaaaacaatatttttctCTTCGAAATTGTTCGAAAATGGCGTACGGAGACGACGCAGATAGGAGATCGAGAAAGCGAATCGTCATTATCAGCGTCTCGGCGTTTTTATTGGTGGCAATGGTGGTGGCGGTGACGGTTGGTTTTGCCATGGAAAAGAGTTTCTACAATAGTCCATATAGTGGCAACAAAGGCAGGTCCCATGACAAGCCAGCCTCAATGAAAGCAATCAAAGCCATTTGCCAACCAACCGATTACAAGCAAGAATGTCTCGACAGCCTCAGCTACGCCTCCGGAAACACCACCACGGATCCAGTACAGCTCATTGGATACGGCTTCAAGGTTGCAATGAAGTACGTTTACGATGCTGCCAAAAAATCCGACTTCCTGCGAAAGCTCGAGAAGGATCCCCGAACCTCCAATGCCCTCGACACATGCGAAGAGCTCATGGAATTGGCGCTTGGTGAGCTCAGGCAATCGCTTGTGCGATTGGGGTTCATCGATGATCTTACGAAGTTTAATGACATGTTGATGGATTTGAAGGTTTGGCTGAGCGCTACAATCACTTACCAAGAAAGCTGCTTGGATGCTTTTGAGAATACAACTAGTTCTACCGATGCAGCGGAGGAGATGAAGAATGTGTTGAAAACCTCCATGCATTTGAGCAGCAATGCCCTTGCCATGGTTTCTCAAGTCTTTTCAGCCTTCACTGACATGAACAACCCTGACCCTAGCCACCGCCGCCTCCTCCAATTTGATGCCTTCCCTGTTATTGGTCACAGTGAATTCGAAGACCCCAAGTGGTATGGAGGTGAAGGCAAGAAACTCCGCCGCCTCCTCCAATTTGACACCTTCCCTGTTATTGGTCATGGGGAATTCGAAGATCCCAAGTGGTATGGAGGTGAAGGCAGGAAACTCCGCCGCCTCCTCCAATTTGATGTCTTCCCAGTTATGGGTCACGGGGAATTTGACGATCCCAAGTGGTATGGAGGTGAAGGCAGGAAACTCCGCCGGCTCCTCCAATTTGATGCCTTCCCAGTTATTGGTCATGGGGAATTCGAAGATCCAAAATGGTATGGAGGTGAAGGCAGGAAACTTCTCACAACCAGTACCACTTCTGCTCCGAAAATTAATAAGCCCGATATCATTGTGGCAAAGGATGGAAGTGGAAGCTACAAGACCATCACTGAGGCACTAAAACATGTCCCCAAGTATGGCAATGAGACCTTTATCATCTACATCAAGGAAGGTATATATAATGAGCATATCCTGGTTACTAGGAGCatgacgaatgtgatgatgatcGGAGATGGTGCGAATAAGACCAGGATAACCGGAAACAAGAACTTTGTAGATGGCACGACCACCTACCATACTGCCACTGTTG CTATTCAGGGAGACCATTTCATGGCAATGGACATAGGGTTTGAGAACTCTGCTGGTCCGGAGAAACATCAGGCTGTTGCATTGAGGGTAAGCGCTGACAAGGCAATCTTCTACAGGTGCTCGATGGATGGTTACCAAGACACCCTCTACACTCATGCTCAACGCCAATTCTACCGCGACTGCACCATCTCCGGCACCATAGATTTTGTGTTCGGAGATGCTACTGCAATCTTCCAAAACTGCACTTTCTTGATCCGCAAGCCATTGCCAAACCAGTCTTGCATTGTGACAGCTCAAGGCAGGAAAGAACGGCGCCAACCATCTGCAATCATCATTCAAAACAGCACAATCACCGCCGATCCTGATTACTTCCCTGTCAAGGATGAGAACAAGGCATATCTTGGCCGTCCATGGAAGGAATACTCGAGGACAATCATCATGGACTCGTACATTGATGACGTGATTCAACCGGAAGGTTGGTTGCCATGGGAGGGTGAGTGGGGGCTCAAGACATGCTTCTACGCAGAGTTAGGCAACACAGGCCCTGCTGCTAACAAGGCAAGGCGCGTGACATGGCGCGGGATCAAGAAGATTACTGAAAATCATGCTGCAGATTTCACACCCGGTAGGTTCTTCAGGGGCGATAAGTGGATTAGGCTCTCCGGTGTGCCTTATATCCCCGGCCTGACCACTAGGAACCAACCGAAAACTGCAACTATAAGTACTCAATCCGTCTTGAAAGGTGCCTGA
- the LOC126618973 gene encoding 60S ribosomal protein L18-2-like: MGIDLVAGGKSKKTKRTAPKSDDIYLKLLVKLYRFLVRRTASKFNAVILKRLFMSKVNKAPLSLSRLIKYMQGKDNKIAVVVGTITDDIRVYEVPQMKVTALRFTETARARIEKAGGECLTFDQLALRAPLGQNVVLLRGPKNSREAVKHFGPAPGVPHSHTKPYVRSKGRKFEKARGKRNSKGFRV, translated from the exons ATG GGGATCGATCTCGTGGCAGGAGGTAAGAGCAAGAAGACGAAGCGCACTGCGCCCAAGTCCGATGATATCTATCTGAAGCTTCTCGTCAAG CTGTACCGTTTTCTTGTCCGGAGGACTGCAAGCAAGTTCAATGCAGTCATTCTTAAACGTTTGTTCATGAGCAAGGTCAACAAGGCACCACTTTCTCTCTCGAGGTTGATTAAGTATATGCAAGGAAAG GACAACAAGATTGCTGTTGTTGTGGGGACCATCACCGATGACATTAGGGTTTATGAAGTTCCACAAATGAAGGTTACAGCACTGAGGTTCACTGAGACTGCAAGGGCCAGGATTGAGAAGGCAGGAGGAGAGTGCTTGACATTTGATCAGCTTGCTTTGAGAGCACCGTTGGGTCAGAACGTG GTTCTCCTCAGAGGTCCTAAGAATTCTCGTGAAGCAGTGAAGCACTTCGGTCCAGCTCCTGGTGTACCACACAGCCACACTAAACCTTATGTGCGGTCCAAGGGAAGGAAGTTTGAGAAGGCTAGAGGAAAGAGGAACAGCAAGGGCTTTAGAGTTTAA
- the LOC126618968 gene encoding serine/threonine-protein phosphatase PP1 isoform X2: MMMMTMEGMMDKGVLDDIIRRLLEGKGGKQVQLSEAEIRQLCVNARQIFLSQPNLLEVRAPVRICGDIHGQYQDLLRVFEYGGYPPSANYLFLGDYVDRGKQSLETICLLLAYKIRYPDKIFLLRGNHEDAKINRIYGFYDECKRRFNVRLWKIFTECFNCLPVAALIDGKILCMHGGLSPELENLDQIKEISRPTDIPDNGLLCDLLWSDPDARVEGWAESDRGVSCTFGADRVSDFLDKNELDLICRGHQVVEDGYEFFAKRRLVTIFSAPNYGGEFDNAGALLSVDEALVCSFEILKPVDHKASPSGSKLNLKKLN; this comes from the exons atgatgatgatgacaatGGAGGGGATGATGGATAAGGGCGTGTTGGATGATATAATCAGGAGGCTTTTGGAAGGCAAAGGAGGGAAGCAAGTGCAGCTTTCGGAGGCGGAGATCCGCCAACTTTGCGTCAACGCCCGCCAAATCTTCCTCTCTCAGCCTAATCTTCTCGAGGTCCGAGCTCCGGTTCGAATTTGCG GTGATATACATGGACAATACCAAGACCTACTAAGGGTGTTCGAATACGGTGGTTATCCTCCTTCTGCAAACTACCTGTTTCTAGGAGACTATGTGGATCGAGGCAAGCAAAGTTTGGAGACAATCTGTTTGCTTCTGGCCTACAAAATAAGATACCCAgacaaaattttccttttgaGGGGAAACCATGAAGATGCAAAGATTAATCGAATATATGGGTTCTATGACGAGTGTAAAAGGAGGTTTAATGTGAGGCTTTGGAAAATATTTACCGAGTGCTTTAATTGTTTGCCTGTGGCTGCACTTATTGATGGGAAGATACTTTGTATGCACGGGGGTCTCTCGCCAGAGTTGGAAAACTTGGaccaaataaaagaaatttcacGGCCAACTGACATTCCAGATAATGGTCTGTTATGTGATCTGCTTTGGTCTGATCCTGATGCTAGGGTTGAGGGCTGGGCGGAGAGCGATCGAGGTGTTTCCTGTACTTTTGGAGCTGATAGAGTTAGTGATTTTCTAGATAAGAATGAGCTTGATCTCATTTGCCGGGGTCATCAG GTGGTGGAGGATGGCTATGAGTTTTTCGCAAAACGAAGATTAGTCACAATATTTTCAGCTCCTAACTATGGCGGGGAGTTTGATAATGCCGGTGCTCTATTGAGTGTTGATGAAGCTCTGGTGTGTTCCTTTGAGATATTGAAACCAGTTGATCATAAAGCGTCCCCGAGTGGTTCAAAGTTAAATCTTAAAAAG CTCAATTAG
- the LOC126618968 gene encoding serine/threonine-protein phosphatase PP1 isoform X1: MMMMTMEGMMDKGVLDDIIRRLLEGKGGKQVQLSEAEIRQLCVNARQIFLSQPNLLEVRAPVRICGDIHGQYQDLLRVFEYGGYPPSANYLFLGDYVDRGKQSLETICLLLAYKIRYPDKIFLLRGNHEDAKINRIYGFYDECKRRFNVRLWKIFTECFNCLPVAALIDGKILCMHGGLSPELENLDQIKEISRPTDIPDNGLLCDLLWSDPDARVEGWAESDRGVSCTFGADRVSDFLDKNELDLICRGHQVVEDGYEFFAKRRLVTIFSAPNYGGEFDNAGALLSVDEALVCSFEILKPVDHKASPSGSKLNLKKPPKKN; the protein is encoded by the exons atgatgatgatgacaatGGAGGGGATGATGGATAAGGGCGTGTTGGATGATATAATCAGGAGGCTTTTGGAAGGCAAAGGAGGGAAGCAAGTGCAGCTTTCGGAGGCGGAGATCCGCCAACTTTGCGTCAACGCCCGCCAAATCTTCCTCTCTCAGCCTAATCTTCTCGAGGTCCGAGCTCCGGTTCGAATTTGCG GTGATATACATGGACAATACCAAGACCTACTAAGGGTGTTCGAATACGGTGGTTATCCTCCTTCTGCAAACTACCTGTTTCTAGGAGACTATGTGGATCGAGGCAAGCAAAGTTTGGAGACAATCTGTTTGCTTCTGGCCTACAAAATAAGATACCCAgacaaaattttccttttgaGGGGAAACCATGAAGATGCAAAGATTAATCGAATATATGGGTTCTATGACGAGTGTAAAAGGAGGTTTAATGTGAGGCTTTGGAAAATATTTACCGAGTGCTTTAATTGTTTGCCTGTGGCTGCACTTATTGATGGGAAGATACTTTGTATGCACGGGGGTCTCTCGCCAGAGTTGGAAAACTTGGaccaaataaaagaaatttcacGGCCAACTGACATTCCAGATAATGGTCTGTTATGTGATCTGCTTTGGTCTGATCCTGATGCTAGGGTTGAGGGCTGGGCGGAGAGCGATCGAGGTGTTTCCTGTACTTTTGGAGCTGATAGAGTTAGTGATTTTCTAGATAAGAATGAGCTTGATCTCATTTGCCGGGGTCATCAG GTGGTGGAGGATGGCTATGAGTTTTTCGCAAAACGAAGATTAGTCACAATATTTTCAGCTCCTAACTATGGCGGGGAGTTTGATAATGCCGGTGCTCTATTGAGTGTTGATGAAGCTCTGGTGTGTTCCTTTGAGATATTGAAACCAGTTGATCATAAAGCGTCCCCGAGTGGTTCAAAGTTAAATCTTAAAAAG CCTCCTAAAAAGAACTGA
- the LOC126618974 gene encoding uncharacterized protein LOC126618974, whose protein sequence is MFKKFSTEEVSAQNQVKASVQRKIRQSIADEYPGLEQVLEDLIPKKSPLIVAKCQNHLNLVVVNNVPLFFNIRDGPYMPTLRLLHQYPDIMKKLQVDRGAIRFVLSGANIMCPGLTSPGGALDDEVGAETPVAIMAEGKQHALAIGFTKMSAKEIRDINKGIGVDNMHYLNDGLWKVCS, encoded by the exons ATGTTCAAGAA GTTTTCCACTGAAGAGGTGTCTGCACAAAACCAAGTGAAGGCATCAGTCCAGCGCAAAATTCGGCAAAGTATTGCAGATGAG TACCCTGGGCTCGAACAAGTGTTGGAAGATTTGATTCCTAAGAAGTCTCCTCTAATTGTGGCTAAATG TCAGAACCATCTCAATTTGGTTGTGGTAAACAACGTGCCACTATTTTTCAACATTCGTGATGGACCATATATGCCTACCCTAAGACTTCTTCATCAGT ATCCAGATATAATGAAAAAGTTGCAAGTAGACAGGGGTGCCATTAGGTTTGTTCTCTCTGGTGCAAACATAATGTGTCCAGGTCTTACTTCTCCTGGAGGTGCTTTGGATGATGAAGTGGGAGCAGAAACTCCTGTG GCAATCATGGCAGAAGGGAAGCAACATGCTCTCGCAATTGGTTTCACAAAAATGTCAGcaaaagaaat aagagatatcaacAAGGGAATCGGAGTTGACAACATGCATTATCTTAATGACGGTCTTTGGAAGGTATGTAGTTAA
- the LOC126618969 gene encoding uncharacterized protein LOC126618969, translating into MGCASLILLLLLNTLVPSLSGKPDSVCISQGGRFPPFSSEGKPPKRVTKGSKDLTLCRVFRKKTCCDVAQTHPALVSVRKLASSGEAGPECLHLWELLECSICDPRIGVQSGPPVICASFCDRVFEACAEAYYSTDAITQVLAPCGVNDYVCGRASEWIRNGTEFCHGAGFAVKDDISVSKEEPFCYGGKASLDLIADSWKASPSEVPQKAESLRVLEEFQQRWREMPFSERVSWAIGGLVLTAGLLFVSKRKRHNQRHNVAALRIRKFEAKKSQKSPNSPGSRKTK; encoded by the exons ATGGGTTGCGCGTCTCTGATCCTGCTGCTCCTTCTCAATACACTCGTCCCCTCTTTATCTG GTAAGCCTGACAGTGTATGCATTTCCCAAGGCGGTCGTTTCCCGCCATTCTCTTCTGAGGGAAAGCCTCCAAAACGTGTGACCAAGGGATCCAAAGATCTGACTCTTTGCAGGGTGTTCCGCAAAAAAACTTGCTGTGATGTAGCCCAGACACATCCTGCACTTGTATCTGTTAGGAAGTTGGCTTCATCAGGGGAAGCTGGCCCGGAGTGCTTGCATTTATGGGAATTGCTGGAATGTTCCATCTGCGATCCCCGCATTGGCGTGCAGTCAGGACCTCCGGTTATATGTGCCTCTTTCTGTGACAGGGTTTTTGAGGCTTGTGCTGAGGCTTACTACTCTACGGATGCAATAACACAG GTTCTAGCACCATGTGGAGTAAATGATTATGTTTGCGGCAGGGCCTCTGAATGGATTCGTAATGGCACAGAGTTCtgccatggtgcaggatttgccGTTAAAGATGACATATCGGTGAGCAAGGAAGAACCATTTTGCTATGGCGGGAAAGCCAGTCTTGATTTGATTGCTGATTCATGGAAGGCTTCACCATCTGAGGTGCCCCAGAAAGCTGAGAGCTTGAGGGTGCTAGAGGAATTCCAGCAGCGGTGGAGGGAAATGCCATTTAGTGAAAGAGTTTCTTGGGCCATCGGAGGATTAGTGCTTACAGCAGGCCTATTGTTTGTAAG CAAACGAAAAAGACATAACCAGCGCCACAATGTAGCCGCTCTACGAATCAGGAAATTTGAAGCCAAGAAAAGCCAGAAATCTCCTAATAGTCCAGGTAGTAGGAAAACCAAGTAA